A genomic segment from Pollutimonas thiosulfatoxidans encodes:
- a CDS encoding DUF1289 domain-containing protein encodes MKITEAQRGASPAGPSGRDDAHSLHVSDSPCVAVCSTLYDDICRGCGRTAMEVANWVFLDEAERLAVWKRIKAQGYPKRQG; translated from the coding sequence ATGAAAATCACCGAAGCGCAGCGGGGCGCAAGCCCTGCGGGCCCTTCGGGGCGGGACGATGCGCATAGCCTGCATGTCAGCGACTCACCCTGTGTAGCCGTGTGTTCGACTTTGTACGACGACATCTGTCGTGGTTGTGGGCGCACGGCCATGGAAGTGGCCAACTGGGTGTTCCTGGACGAGGCCGAAAGGCTGGCCGTCTGGAAGCGCATCAAGGCGCAGGGTTACCCCAAGCGTCAGGGCTGA
- a CDS encoding class I SAM-dependent methyltransferase, with translation MNTTSLLPPGLPPLEDHLVKHLHAMHSHLADAISAMPDGFMPFEQWMDLALYAPGLGYYAAGNTKFGGVLPTGDFTTAPESTPLFGQTLARQVAQILQLSNSTTVLEFGAGSGALAASLIPVLRDAGIPVRYQILEVSADLRARQQERLADFAPDVVWLDTLPVGFAGCVLANEVLDAMPATLFQWAADGQVMEVGVRLSASADQALPFEFAQRAASPALSHTISARMPALPGYQSEINLRAEAWMRHIGDWLERGAALLIDYGFPQREFYHPQRAEGTLMCHFRHHAHSQPLIYPGLQDITAHVDFTAMADATLDAGLQVLGYTSQARFLMNAGIADLLITQSPAALSAVQKLLSEAEMGELFKVLAVGRHIDEGLIGFQRGDRRDRL, from the coding sequence ATGAACACGACCAGCTTGCTGCCGCCAGGCCTGCCCCCGCTCGAAGACCATCTGGTCAAGCACTTGCATGCCATGCATAGTCATCTGGCCGATGCCATATCGGCCATGCCCGACGGTTTCATGCCATTTGAACAATGGATGGACTTGGCTTTGTATGCACCCGGACTGGGCTATTACGCTGCCGGCAACACCAAATTTGGCGGCGTCCTGCCCACCGGCGACTTCACTACGGCTCCCGAATCCACCCCGCTGTTTGGCCAGACCCTGGCCAGGCAAGTGGCGCAAATCTTGCAACTTTCGAACTCGACCACGGTGCTGGAATTCGGCGCAGGGTCTGGCGCCCTGGCGGCATCATTGATCCCCGTCTTGCGCGACGCCGGCATCCCGGTCCGCTATCAGATTCTGGAAGTTTCTGCCGATCTGCGGGCGCGCCAGCAAGAGCGACTGGCCGACTTCGCGCCAGACGTCGTGTGGCTCGATACCCTGCCGGTGGGTTTTGCCGGATGCGTGCTGGCCAACGAAGTGCTGGATGCGATGCCTGCCACCTTGTTCCAATGGGCCGCCGATGGACAGGTGATGGAGGTGGGTGTGCGCTTGTCTGCAAGCGCTGACCAGGCCTTGCCGTTTGAGTTTGCGCAGCGCGCGGCCAGCCCGGCGCTCAGTCACACCATCTCGGCACGCATGCCCGCCTTGCCCGGCTACCAATCCGAGATCAACCTGCGCGCCGAAGCCTGGATGCGGCACATCGGTGACTGGCTGGAGCGTGGCGCGGCACTGCTGATCGACTATGGCTTTCCGCAGCGGGAGTTCTACCATCCGCAGCGGGCGGAAGGTACGCTGATGTGCCACTTCCGCCACCACGCACATAGCCAGCCCCTGATCTATCCGGGCCTGCAAGACATCACCGCGCATGTGGACTTCACGGCCATGGCCGATGCTACCCTGGACGCCGGCCTTCAGGTGTTGGGCTACACATCGCAAGCCCGCTTCCTGATGAATGCCGGCATTGCCGACCTATTGATCACGCAGAGCCCAGCCGCGCTGTCGGCAGTTCAGAAGCTGTTGTCCGAGGCCGAGATGGGCGAGCTGTTCAAAGTGCTGGCAGTTGGGCGCCATATCGATGAAGGGCTGATAGGCTTTCAGCGCGGCGACCGACGCGACAGGCTTTAA
- a CDS encoding phage holin family protein, giving the protein MELILVWILNAVALLIVAYILPGITVASFGSALIAALVLGLLNTLVKPVLILLTLPITIVTLGLFLLVLNALVFWFVGSVLKGFQVNGFWWALLGALVYSIVSGLLSRLLTS; this is encoded by the coding sequence ATGGAACTAATTCTTGTCTGGATTCTGAATGCGGTGGCCTTGTTGATCGTCGCTTATATCTTGCCCGGCATTACGGTAGCCTCGTTCGGCTCGGCCCTGATCGCCGCACTGGTACTGGGCCTGCTGAATACGCTGGTCAAGCCCGTGCTTATTTTGCTGACCCTGCCCATAACCATAGTGACACTGGGCTTGTTTCTGCTGGTGCTCAACGCGCTGGTATTCTGGTTTGTCGGGTCGGTGCTTAAAGGGTTCCAGGTCAATGGATTCTGGTGGGCATTGCTGGGCGCACTGGTCTACAGCATTGTGTCGGGTCTGCTGTCGAGATTGCTGACTTCATGA
- the metF gene encoding methylenetetrahydrofolate reductase [NAD(P)H] — translation MTTQQAISLEFFPPRDIAAQERLVRSAKQLLALHPAYVSVTFGAGGSTRSGTAETVKLMQNLGCDAAPHLSCIGASRATLGEILDAYRAQGIKRIVALRGDMPSGMGGDAGELHYASELVAFIRQHSGDAFHIEVAAYPEMHPQASSAQADLDHFVAKVQAGADSAITQYFFNADAYFDFVERVQARGINVPVVPGIMPITNYAQLSRFSNMCGAEIPRWIRLRLADFGDDKASIKAFGIDVIGKLSQDLLDKGAPGLHFYTLNNADVTMAIWRQLSLDA, via the coding sequence ATGACGACACAGCAAGCTATCAGCCTGGAGTTTTTTCCACCACGCGACATTGCCGCCCAAGAACGACTGGTACGCTCGGCCAAGCAGTTGCTGGCCTTGCACCCGGCTTATGTCAGCGTTACGTTCGGGGCGGGCGGATCCACCCGCTCGGGTACTGCAGAGACGGTCAAGCTTATGCAGAACCTGGGTTGCGATGCCGCGCCGCACCTGTCGTGCATCGGGGCATCGCGAGCCACGCTGGGCGAGATCCTGGATGCCTATCGGGCGCAGGGTATCAAGCGCATCGTGGCGCTACGCGGTGACATGCCTTCGGGCATGGGCGGAGACGCGGGCGAGCTGCATTACGCCAGCGAACTCGTCGCCTTCATCCGCCAGCACAGCGGCGATGCATTCCATATCGAGGTAGCCGCTTACCCCGAAATGCATCCACAAGCCAGTAGCGCACAGGCCGATCTGGATCATTTCGTGGCCAAGGTGCAGGCGGGCGCCGATAGCGCCATTACGCAGTACTTTTTCAACGCCGATGCCTACTTCGATTTCGTTGAAAGGGTACAGGCGCGCGGCATCAACGTACCGGTGGTGCCGGGCATTATGCCCATCACGAATTACGCACAGTTATCGCGTTTTTCGAACATGTGCGGCGCGGAGATTCCCCGCTGGATCCGCTTGCGGCTGGCCGATTTCGGCGATGACAAGGCCTCCATCAAGGCGTTTGGCATCGACGTTATCGGCAAGCTGTCACAAGACCTGCTGGACAAGGGCGCACCCGGCTTGCATTTTTATACGCTTAACAACGCGGACGTCACGATGGCGATCTGGCGTCAGCTGAGCCTGGACGCTTAA
- a CDS encoding tRNA CCA-pyrophosphorylase yields MDAAHDPAIAGLDVYIVGGAVRDELLGLPDSDRDWVVVGATPEAMSRRGFIPVGGDFPVFLHPKTKEEYALARTERKSGRGYKGFTFHTGVDVTLEDDLQRRDLTVNAIARAPDGRLIDPLDGQADILAKVLRHVGRAFVEDPVRLLRLARFAARFHDFTIAPETLTLARQLVQDGEVDALVPERVWQEVAKGLMTQHPGRMFQVLAATGALPRVTPGLNFDEATLTPELEAAAQAGLGLAPRFALVCRLSEAPQDIGRHLRAPGECQDYARLLPGVLDALHDDDAPTEANASASQLRWLDLMERCDAMRKPARFLELIDTAACVDSLSVNASAWQQRVQALRSIDAGAIAQNLQGEPQRIKQAMREARLQALADIGP; encoded by the coding sequence GTGGATGCCGCCCACGATCCGGCCATCGCCGGCCTGGATGTCTATATTGTGGGGGGCGCCGTACGCGACGAACTGCTCGGTTTGCCCGACAGTGATCGCGATTGGGTCGTAGTGGGAGCGACCCCGGAAGCGATGTCCCGGCGCGGGTTCATTCCGGTTGGGGGCGACTTCCCCGTATTCTTGCATCCGAAAACCAAGGAAGAGTACGCGCTGGCACGCACCGAGAGAAAGTCCGGTCGCGGATATAAGGGCTTTACTTTCCATACCGGCGTGGATGTCACACTGGAAGACGACCTGCAGCGCCGCGACTTGACCGTTAATGCCATTGCCAGGGCGCCCGACGGACGCCTGATCGATCCGCTGGATGGGCAGGCCGACATACTTGCAAAGGTGTTGCGCCATGTGGGGCGAGCCTTCGTGGAAGACCCAGTGCGATTGCTGCGGCTGGCCCGTTTTGCTGCGCGCTTCCATGACTTCACCATTGCACCGGAGACCTTGACACTTGCCCGCCAGCTGGTCCAGGACGGCGAGGTTGACGCGCTGGTGCCAGAGCGCGTGTGGCAAGAGGTAGCCAAGGGTCTGATGACGCAACATCCGGGACGGATGTTTCAGGTGCTGGCCGCCACGGGAGCCTTGCCTCGCGTCACGCCAGGACTGAATTTTGACGAAGCTACGCTAACTCCCGAGCTTGAAGCCGCCGCGCAGGCCGGGTTGGGGCTGGCGCCGCGCTTTGCGCTGGTATGCCGGCTTTCGGAGGCGCCGCAAGACATCGGTCGTCATCTGCGCGCGCCGGGCGAGTGCCAGGACTATGCGCGCTTGCTGCCTGGTGTGCTGGATGCCTTGCACGACGATGATGCGCCCACAGAGGCCAATGCCTCGGCAAGCCAGCTGCGCTGGCTGGACCTGATGGAGCGCTGCGATGCCATGCGCAAGCCCGCACGCTTTCTCGAATTGATCGATACCGCCGCCTGCGTTGACTCGCTTAGCGTCAATGCTTCGGCATGGCAGCAACGTGTCCAGGCCTTGCGCTCGATAGACGCCGGGGCGATCGCGCAAAACCTGCAGGGCGAGCCGCAGCGTATCAAGCAGGCAATGCGCGAAGCGCGCTTGCAGGCGCTGGCTGATATCGGTCCATAA
- a CDS encoding lytic transglycosylase domain-containing protein — MVANRQRYQKTPKHSAPRRPGYPQIALWLSLGLGLTGCAGAERSDAVAAAEPPATTASAQAATPASDQFAGAIQVASLQNTNVDSVLLVTPPAARKAVIAARDAMQKKQWAALQSLLPIAKSDPVLGVYPEYWMLHQKLIDPTQPVPDEAMREFMAAHPTGYLADRLKGDWLVAAARSGNYALAASLGPVVNSNASETCSYLLALHMTGKRVNATQAMDAFKSTSACWTMLDQFADSKVVGWKDLQGLLRATLETSKSADTRRVAAIMFDGAQMQQYTALMQNPKKWLTGRKPPKSLADIELVTIALSRLAYGNQRESNAAYVEREWAKAIPKADLQWVWSQFGLVAALNVELNAIDWYRKSGTAPMTDYNHAWQVRSELRQPRIDWDQVAKAIRRMTAQQAAEPVWVYWYGRSLAALGNQQAATQHFQSIAHELNFYGQLASEELGHTPSLPPAAAPVTETEMQEALRHPGLQRAIALFDLGWRPEAVPEWSYSLRGMSDRQLLAAAELARKEHIYDRVVNTSLLTKNEVDFSQRFIAPFEGRVSEKAREINLDPAWVYGLIRQESRFITDARSRVGASGLMQLMPATARWVARKIGMKDFQPSSVNDFDTNTILGTNYLSMVLNDLNGSQVLATAGYNAGPGRPVQWRSKLRAPVEGAIFAETIPFTETRLYVKNVLSNTSYYSMMFTGKPDSLKERLGTISPAPNKRVALP; from the coding sequence ATGGTAGCCAATAGACAACGGTATCAGAAAACCCCGAAACATTCTGCGCCCCGGCGGCCCGGATATCCGCAGATTGCATTATGGCTGTCTCTGGGTTTGGGCCTGACGGGCTGTGCCGGCGCCGAACGCAGCGACGCCGTGGCCGCCGCCGAGCCGCCCGCTACGACAGCTTCTGCTCAGGCAGCCACCCCGGCGTCCGACCAGTTCGCTGGCGCCATCCAGGTGGCATCGCTGCAAAACACCAACGTCGATTCCGTCCTGCTGGTCACGCCGCCGGCCGCGCGTAAGGCCGTCATTGCCGCCCGCGACGCCATGCAAAAAAAGCAGTGGGCCGCGCTGCAAAGCTTGCTGCCCATCGCGAAGTCCGATCCTGTGCTGGGTGTCTACCCAGAGTACTGGATGCTGCATCAAAAGCTGATCGACCCTACACAGCCAGTGCCGGACGAAGCCATGCGTGAGTTCATGGCGGCCCACCCCACTGGTTATCTGGCCGATCGCCTGAAGGGCGATTGGCTGGTGGCGGCCGCCCGTTCCGGCAACTATGCCCTGGCGGCCAGCCTGGGCCCTGTCGTCAACAGCAACGCCAGCGAAACATGTTCTTATCTGCTGGCGCTGCACATGACCGGCAAACGCGTCAACGCGACCCAGGCCATGGACGCCTTCAAGTCCACGTCAGCATGCTGGACCATGCTGGATCAGTTCGCAGACAGCAAGGTCGTCGGATGGAAAGATCTGCAAGGCTTGCTGCGCGCTACCCTGGAAACCAGCAAGTCCGCCGATACACGCCGCGTGGCGGCCATTATGTTCGACGGGGCCCAGATGCAGCAGTACACGGCCCTGATGCAAAACCCCAAGAAGTGGCTCACCGGCCGCAAGCCGCCCAAGTCGCTTGCTGACATCGAATTGGTCACCATCGCCTTGTCTCGCCTGGCCTACGGCAACCAGCGCGAAAGCAACGCTGCCTACGTCGAGCGCGAATGGGCCAAGGCCATTCCCAAGGCCGACCTGCAATGGGTATGGAGCCAGTTCGGATTGGTCGCCGCCCTGAATGTCGAGCTGAATGCCATCGATTGGTATCGCAAGTCCGGCACGGCTCCCATGACCGATTACAACCATGCCTGGCAGGTTCGTTCCGAACTGCGGCAGCCGCGCATCGATTGGGATCAAGTGGCCAAGGCCATACGCCGGATGACAGCCCAACAGGCGGCCGAGCCGGTGTGGGTGTATTGGTATGGTCGATCCCTGGCGGCGCTGGGCAATCAGCAAGCCGCCACACAGCATTTCCAATCCATCGCGCACGAGCTGAACTTTTACGGTCAGTTGGCCAGCGAAGAACTCGGCCATACGCCGTCCTTGCCGCCCGCGGCAGCGCCGGTGACAGAAACCGAAATGCAGGAGGCGCTACGCCACCCCGGCTTGCAGCGTGCGATAGCCTTGTTCGACCTGGGCTGGCGGCCAGAGGCTGTGCCCGAATGGAGCTATTCGCTGCGCGGCATGTCTGATCGCCAGTTGTTGGCAGCGGCCGAGCTGGCCCGCAAAGAGCATATCTACGACCGCGTGGTGAACACCTCGTTGCTGACCAAGAACGAAGTGGATTTCTCGCAGCGTTTCATTGCGCCATTCGAAGGCCGGGTTTCAGAGAAGGCGCGCGAGATCAACCTTGATCCTGCCTGGGTATATGGCCTTATCCGCCAAGAGTCCCGCTTCATTACGGACGCGCGTTCGCGGGTCGGGGCGTCGGGCTTGATGCAGTTGATGCCGGCCACGGCGCGCTGGGTGGCACGCAAGATAGGCATGAAAGACTTCCAGCCATCGTCGGTCAACGATTTCGACACCAACACCATATTGGGCACCAATTATCTCAGCATGGTGCTTAACGATTTGAACGGCTCCCAGGTGTTGGCAACGGCCGGCTACAACGCTGGCCCGGGCCGACCCGTGCAGTGGCGCTCCAAGTTGAGAGCCCCCGTGGAAGGCGCCATCTTTGCCGAAACCATCCCCTTTACCGAGACACGCCTGTATGTCAAGAATGTGCTGTCGAACACCAGCTACTACTCAATGATGTTTACCGGCAAGCCGGATTCGCTTAAAGAGCGGCTGGGCACGATTTCACCCGCGCCCAACAAGCGGGTGGCCCTGCCTTGA
- the ahcY gene encoding adenosylhomocysteinase yields the protein MNTIAEAGLNDYKIADIALAGWGRREIAIAETEMPGLMATREEYAAAQPLKGARIAGSLHMTIQTAVLIETLKALGAEVRWASCNIFSTQDHAAAAIADGGTPVFAIKGETLEDYWQYTHAIFEWPNGQHANMILDDGGDATTLLHLGAKAESDISVLAKPGSEEERVLFASIKAQLARDPKWYSTRLAEVQGVTEETTTGVHRLYQMSRKGELAFPAINVNDSVTKSKFDNLYGCRESLVDGIKRATDVMIAGKIAVVCGFGDVGKGCAQALSALRAQVWVTEVDPICALQASMEGYKVVTLDEAADKADIFVTATGNYHVITREHMERMKDQAIVCNIGHFDNEIDVAAVEDLQWEEVKPQVDHIIFPDGKRIILLAKGRLVNLGCATGHPSFVMSASFTNQTIAQIELYTRGEAYEKGQVYVLPKHLDEKVARLHLKKLGVNLTELRPDQADYINVPVAGPYKPDHYRY from the coding sequence ATGAACACTATTGCCGAAGCCGGCCTGAACGACTACAAAATTGCCGATATCGCCCTCGCAGGATGGGGCCGTCGCGAAATTGCGATCGCTGAAACTGAAATGCCCGGGCTGATGGCCACGCGCGAAGAGTACGCAGCCGCGCAACCGCTGAAGGGCGCCCGCATCGCGGGTAGCCTGCACATGACCATCCAGACGGCTGTCCTGATCGAAACGCTCAAGGCCTTGGGTGCCGAAGTCCGCTGGGCATCGTGCAATATTTTCTCCACTCAAGATCACGCTGCCGCAGCGATTGCGGATGGCGGCACGCCGGTATTTGCCATCAAGGGCGAAACGCTGGAAGATTATTGGCAGTACACGCACGCGATCTTTGAATGGCCCAATGGCCAGCATGCCAACATGATTCTGGACGACGGCGGCGATGCCACGACGCTGCTGCACCTGGGCGCCAAAGCCGAAAGCGATATCTCTGTACTGGCCAAGCCGGGCAGCGAAGAAGAGCGCGTGCTGTTTGCCTCCATCAAGGCCCAGTTGGCGCGCGACCCGAAGTGGTATTCAACCCGCTTGGCCGAGGTTCAGGGCGTAACGGAAGAAACCACCACCGGCGTGCATCGCTTGTATCAGATGTCCCGCAAGGGTGAGCTGGCGTTTCCTGCCATCAACGTCAACGACTCAGTCACCAAGTCCAAGTTCGACAACCTGTATGGCTGCCGCGAGTCGCTGGTGGACGGCATCAAGCGCGCCACCGACGTCATGATCGCCGGCAAGATCGCGGTTGTGTGCGGCTTTGGCGACGTGGGCAAGGGCTGCGCGCAGGCTTTGTCGGCGCTGCGTGCGCAAGTGTGGGTAACGGAAGTTGACCCCATCTGCGCGCTGCAGGCATCCATGGAAGGCTACAAGGTCGTGACGCTGGACGAGGCCGCCGACAAGGCTGACATCTTCGTGACGGCTACCGGCAACTATCATGTGATCACGCGCGAGCACATGGAGCGCATGAAAGACCAGGCCATTGTTTGCAATATCGGTCACTTCGACAACGAGATCGATGTTGCCGCTGTGGAAGACCTGCAGTGGGAAGAGGTCAAGCCGCAAGTCGACCACATTATTTTCCCCGACGGCAAGCGCATCATCCTGCTGGCCAAGGGCCGTCTGGTAAACCTGGGTTGTGCCACGGGTCATCCTTCTTTCGTGATGTCGGCGTCGTTCACCAATCAGACCATCGCGCAGATCGAGCTATACACCCGAGGCGAAGCCTACGAAAAAGGCCAGGTCTATGTGCTGCCCAAGCATCTGGACGAGAAGGTCGCGCGCCTGCATCTGAAGAAGCTGGGTGTGAATCTGACCGAGCTGCGTCCCGATCAGGCCGACTACATCAACGTGCCGGTAGCGGGCCCCTACAAGCCTGATCACTATCGCTATTAA
- a CDS encoding 5-formyltetrahydrofolate cyclo-ligase — MNNKIENSAVPLRARLKQLRAEQAPVDRNRGALLIRGRLYTWLATTRTRLREAGRPEPKHIAAFWSTAEEPTLQPLLQQWVEEEGYRVSLPVVTAPDAPLQFRFWTPDAELQEGAYGIQEPVGAVAPLPDVILVPTLGYTREGDRVGYGKGYYDRTLAELKAQGHSFTSIGIAWATGDLSGQGHVPAPHDEKLDAILTDKGWAVPAPVL, encoded by the coding sequence ATGAATAACAAAATAGAGAATAGCGCAGTCCCGTTACGGGCACGCCTGAAACAACTGCGTGCCGAGCAAGCCCCCGTCGATAGAAACCGGGGCGCCTTGCTGATCAGAGGACGCTTGTATACCTGGCTGGCCACAACGCGCACCCGATTACGGGAAGCCGGCAGACCCGAGCCCAAGCATATTGCGGCGTTCTGGTCTACGGCGGAAGAACCCACGCTGCAGCCGCTGCTGCAACAGTGGGTGGAAGAAGAAGGATACCGCGTATCCCTGCCCGTCGTCACGGCTCCGGATGCGCCCTTACAGTTTCGCTTCTGGACGCCCGATGCCGAACTGCAGGAAGGCGCCTACGGCATCCAGGAGCCCGTAGGTGCGGTCGCGCCGCTGCCCGATGTCATCCTGGTGCCGACACTGGGCTATACCCGCGAAGGGGACCGCGTGGGCTATGGCAAAGGCTATTACGATCGGACGCTGGCCGAACTGAAGGCACAAGGCCACAGCTTTACCAGCATAGGCATAGCCTGGGCCACCGGCGACCTTTCTGGCCAAGGCCATGTGCCGGCGCCCCACGACGAAAAACTGGATGCCATCCTGACCGACAAAGGCTGGGCCGTGCCGGCGCCGGTACTTTAA
- a CDS encoding DEAD/DEAH box helicase has protein sequence MSFETLGLVPALLSAVLKSGFTEPTSVQAAAIPKALAGQDLMVSSQTGSGKTAAFMLPALNRISNMPPNKGTGVQVLVLTPTRELAMQVAEATKQYGAHIKDLRIAVVVGGMPYGAQLKALSRRVDVLVATPGRLIDHLQAKRVNLSTVHTLVLDEADRMLDMGFIEDIETIVGSTPKDRQTLLFSATLDGTIARLAAKMMRDPQKIEMSSQKEKHSNITQSLLYADDNGHKMRLLDHLLRDANLDQAIVFTSTKRGADDLADRLSGQGFAAAALHGDMNQRQRTRTLGMLQKGQLRILVATDVAARGIDVQGISHAVNYDLPMQAEDYVHRIGRTGRAGRSGLAFTLATHSERHKIRRIEHFIGQPIPSEVIEGLEPKKTARPTYTDRKPGGKSFAPRSGYGGAKPAYGRKPGGDRAYGDKPAYEGKPRFGDKPAYEGKPRFGDKPAYEGRPAHTGERPAYEGRPSYDRASDSRKSFGGEARSTGGYKGNSDRPAFGDRPARPARPEFAHKGPAKPGARPTARPGFAGKPTSTRGKSAARRSDFAA, from the coding sequence CTTCGCAAACCGGCAGCGGCAAAACCGCAGCCTTCATGCTTCCCGCCTTGAACCGCATCTCGAACATGCCGCCCAACAAGGGCACTGGCGTGCAGGTGCTGGTATTGACCCCTACCCGCGAGCTTGCCATGCAAGTTGCGGAAGCCACCAAGCAGTACGGCGCCCATATCAAAGACCTGCGCATTGCCGTGGTTGTTGGCGGCATGCCTTACGGCGCCCAACTGAAGGCTTTGTCGCGCCGCGTCGATGTCCTGGTTGCGACCCCCGGCCGCCTGATCGATCACCTGCAAGCCAAGCGCGTTAATCTGTCTACCGTCCACACGCTGGTGCTGGACGAAGCTGACCGCATGCTGGACATGGGTTTCATCGAAGATATTGAAACCATCGTTGGCAGCACGCCAAAAGACCGCCAGACCTTGCTGTTCTCGGCCACGCTGGATGGCACGATTGCGCGCCTGGCAGCAAAGATGATGCGCGATCCCCAAAAGATCGAGATGTCCAGCCAAAAAGAGAAGCACTCCAACATTACGCAAAGCCTGCTGTATGCAGACGACAACGGCCACAAGATGCGCTTGCTGGACCACCTGCTGCGCGACGCCAACCTGGACCAGGCCATTGTCTTTACGTCCACCAAGCGTGGCGCCGACGACCTGGCTGACCGCCTGTCCGGTCAAGGCTTTGCCGCAGCCGCACTGCATGGCGACATGAACCAGCGCCAGCGTACCCGTACCCTGGGCATGCTGCAAAAAGGCCAACTGCGCATCCTGGTGGCTACCGACGTCGCCGCACGCGGTATCGACGTGCAGGGCATCAGCCACGCCGTGAACTACGACCTGCCCATGCAGGCCGAAGACTACGTGCACCGTATCGGCCGTACCGGCCGCGCGGGTCGCAGCGGCCTGGCATTCACGCTGGCCACGCATTCCGAGCGCCATAAAATACGCCGCATCGAGCACTTCATAGGCCAACCGATTCCGTCGGAAGTCATCGAAGGCCTGGAGCCCAAGAAAACGGCCCGCCCCACCTACACGGACCGCAAGCCCGGCGGCAAGAGCTTTGCTCCTCGCAGCGGCTACGGCGGCGCCAAGCCCGCATACGGCCGCAAGCCCGGCGGCGACCGCGCCTACGGCGACAAGCCGGCCTACGAAGGCAAACCACGTTTTGGTGACAAGCCAGCGTACGAAGGCAAGCCGCGCTTTGGCGACAAGCCCGCCTACGAAGGCCGTCCGGCTCACACCGGCGAGCGTCCTGCCTACGAAGGCCGTCCGTCCTACGACCGTGCCAGCGACAGTCGCAAGAGCTTCGGCGGCGAAGCGCGCAGCACCGGCGGCTACAAGGGCAACAGCGACCGCCCTGCTTTTGGCGATCGTCCCGCACGGCCGGCTCGTCCAGAGTTCGCACATAAAGGCCCAGCCAAGCCTGGCGCCCGCCCCACGGCACGCCCTGGCTTTGCCGGCAAGCCGACATCGACCCGTGGCAAGAGTGCCGCGCGCCGTAGCGACTTTGCCGCATAA
- the metK gene encoding methionine adenosyltransferase, whose protein sequence is MANNDFLFTSESVSEGHPDKVADQISDSILDAILEQDPTARVAAETLCNTGLVVLAGEITTTANVDYIQVARDTIKRIGYDNTEYGIDYKGCAVLVAYDKQSPDIAQGVDRSSEEVLNQGAGDQGLMFGYACDETPDLMPAPIWYAHRLVQRQSELRKDGRLPWLRPDAKSQVTFRYVDGKPAEVDTVVLSTQHAPDISQAEIHEAVIENIIKPSFPDGLLTPKTKFMINPTGVFVIGGPQGDCGLTGRKIIVDTYGGACPHGGGAFSGKDPSKVDRSAAYAARYVAKNIVAAGLARQCQVQVSYAIGVAEPINITVYTEGTGVIPDEQIARLVRENFDLRPKGIINMLDLLRPIYAKTAAYGHFGRAEPEFSWEASDKVQALKKAA, encoded by the coding sequence GTGGCAAATAACGATTTCCTCTTTACTTCCGAATCCGTCTCCGAAGGTCACCCCGACAAGGTCGCTGACCAAATTTCCGACTCCATCCTCGACGCCATCCTAGAGCAAGACCCCACTGCCCGCGTGGCGGCAGAAACCCTGTGCAACACCGGGCTGGTCGTGCTTGCCGGAGAAATCACCACGACGGCCAACGTCGACTACATCCAGGTGGCGCGCGACACCATCAAGCGCATAGGCTACGACAATACCGAATACGGTATCGACTATAAGGGCTGCGCGGTGCTGGTGGCCTACGACAAGCAATCGCCCGATATTGCGCAAGGCGTAGATCGCAGCAGCGAAGAAGTGCTGAACCAAGGGGCCGGCGACCAGGGCCTGATGTTTGGCTATGCGTGCGACGAAACTCCCGACCTCATGCCTGCTCCCATTTGGTACGCTCACCGCCTGGTGCAGCGCCAAAGCGAGTTGCGCAAAGACGGCCGCCTGCCCTGGCTGCGCCCGGATGCCAAGTCGCAAGTCACCTTCCGCTATGTGGATGGCAAGCCTGCCGAAGTCGACACCGTGGTGCTGTCAACGCAGCATGCGCCCGACATCTCGCAAGCCGAGATCCACGAAGCCGTCATCGAAAACATCATCAAACCCAGCTTTCCCGACGGTTTGCTTACCCCCAAGACCAAGTTCATGATCAACCCCACGGGCGTGTTCGTGATCGGCGGCCCTCAGGGCGACTGCGGGTTGACCGGACGCAAGATCATCGTCGACACCTACGGTGGCGCTTGCCCGCACGGCGGCGGCGCGTTCTCGGGCAAGGATCCCTCCAAGGTCGACCGCTCGGCTGCCTACGCCGCACGCTATGTGGCCAAGAACATCGTGGCCGCCGGGTTGGCTCGCCAGTGCCAGGTGCAGGTCAGCTATGCCATCGGCGTGGCCGAGCCCATCAATATCACGGTTTACACCGAAGGTACCGGCGTGATTCCGGACGAGCAGATCGCCCGTCTGGTGCGCGAGAACTTCGACCTGCGCCCCAAAGGCATCATCAATATGCTGGACCTGTTGCGCCCCATCTACGCCAAGACGGCGGCCTACGGCCACTTTGGCCGTGCCGAGCCCGAGTTCAGCTGGGAAGCATCCGACAAGGTGCAAGCGCTCAAGAAGGCCGCCTAA